The Lactobacillus sp. CBA3605 genome contains a region encoding:
- the pfkB gene encoding 1-phosphofructokinase, translated as MIYTITVNPSIDYVVQLPHMTLGSVNRLAHTAKLPGGKGINVSQILNELAQPNIALGFLGGFTGTFISTALTAKGLTSRFTPIADDTRINVKIHADAETELNGAGPQITATEIDQFYQELAQLTPDDVVVMSGSLAPSLPDSFYYDIIQKVKAAGANFVIDTTGEALKKTLPSQPLVVKPNNHELAAYYNTTFNSQTDIIAAGQRMLAEGAQHVLISMAGDGGLLITPNHVYFSPAPKGHVINSVGAGDSMIGGFVGTFAKTHDAVESFRYGLACGSATAFSEDIATRAKIDEILPLIKIENLTN; from the coding sequence ATGATTTACACCATTACCGTCAATCCTTCGATTGATTACGTGGTTCAACTGCCCCACATGACACTCGGCAGCGTTAACCGCCTTGCCCATACCGCTAAATTACCTGGTGGTAAAGGCATCAATGTTTCACAAATTTTAAACGAATTGGCGCAACCCAATATTGCACTTGGTTTCTTAGGCGGTTTCACGGGTACTTTTATCAGCACCGCTTTAACTGCCAAAGGTTTGACCAGTCGCTTTACGCCAATCGCCGATGACACCCGTATTAATGTTAAAATTCATGCGGATGCTGAAACCGAATTAAATGGCGCTGGCCCCCAGATTACCGCAACCGAAATCGACCAATTCTACCAAGAATTAGCCCAATTAACACCAGACGACGTGGTTGTCATGTCAGGGAGCTTAGCACCTAGCCTTCCCGACAGCTTCTACTATGACATCATTCAAAAAGTAAAAGCGGCTGGCGCAAACTTCGTAATTGACACTACTGGTGAAGCCTTAAAGAAAACCTTGCCAAGCCAGCCATTGGTCGTCAAGCCAAATAATCATGAATTAGCCGCTTATTATAACACGACTTTCAATAGTCAAACCGACATTATCGCTGCTGGTCAACGGATGTTAGCAGAAGGTGCCCAACACGTCTTAATTTCAATGGCCGGTGACGGTGGCTTGCTAATCACACCAAACCACGTTTACTTTAGTCCCGCACCGAAGGGTCATGTAATCAACTCTGTTGGTGCTGGTGATTCAATGATCGGAGGCTTTGTCGGTACCTTTGCTAAAACCCACGATGCGGTTGAAAGCTTTCGTTATGGCTTAGCTTGTGGGTCCGCAACTGCTTTCTCTGAAGATATTGCCACCCGGGCTAAGATTGATGAAATTTTACCTTTGATTAAGATTGAAAATTTAACTAACTAA
- a CDS encoding fructose-specific PTS transporter subunit EIIC, with product MDIRDLLLKDVMIMDMTATTKDEAIDELVHKYAEQGVINDEALYKKDIIKREAESTTGIGDGIAMPHAKDKAVQRATVLFAKSDAGVDFNALDGQPVHLFFMIAAPEGANNTHLQALAALSSLLIDPELVAKLKQAQTPDDVQTLFGDAQAAKEAKDAKDEAARAEKAAAPAAPTSHYVVGVTACPTGIAHTYMAEAALIKQAEAMGVDIKIETNGSEGVKHLLTADEIAKADGVVIAADKKVEMARFDGKHLVNRPVTDGIKEPEKLINEAISGNAPVYHADGSDVAADTTGNAGSGVWNEIYKNLMNGISHMLPFVVGGGILMALSFVIEQFAGGDKSTAFVFLNQAGNMAFAFMIPVLAAFIAESIGDRPALMPGFVGGFMATVYTGAYGGAYTASIVANAKSPAGFLGGLVAGFLAGYITVWMKKATKNIPASLDGMKPMLIFPILGLLLTALLMFFIVNPIFSVINIWITNFLESMGTGNAILLGIVLGGMMSIDMGGPFNKAAYVFATGAFTATNDGNLMAAVMAGGMVPPLATAIATAFWPKKFTDDERKAGISNWLLGISFITEGAIPFATADPLHVIGSSVVGAAIAGGLTQLWQVSVPAPHGGLWVALLATNIWGYVAATVIGAVIAGVILGIWKPAKKA from the coding sequence ATGGATATCCGCGACTTATTACTAAAAGATGTCATGATCATGGACATGACTGCCACGACCAAAGACGAAGCCATTGACGAATTAGTTCATAAATACGCTGAACAAGGCGTCATCAATGACGAGGCACTGTATAAAAAAGACATTATTAAACGTGAAGCTGAATCAACTACTGGGATTGGCGATGGCATTGCGATGCCCCACGCCAAAGATAAGGCCGTTCAACGAGCAACTGTCTTGTTTGCCAAGAGTGACGCCGGTGTTGACTTTAATGCTTTAGATGGTCAACCCGTCCACTTATTCTTCATGATTGCTGCACCTGAAGGAGCTAACAACACTCATTTACAAGCTTTAGCCGCGCTCTCAAGCCTCTTGATTGATCCTGAATTAGTCGCTAAATTGAAGCAAGCGCAAACGCCAGATGACGTTCAAACGTTATTCGGTGATGCCCAGGCTGCTAAGGAAGCCAAAGATGCTAAAGATGAAGCAGCCCGCGCTGAAAAAGCCGCCGCACCAGCCGCACCAACTAGTCACTACGTCGTTGGGGTCACCGCTTGTCCAACTGGGATTGCGCATACTTACATGGCTGAAGCAGCCCTAATTAAGCAAGCTGAAGCTATGGGCGTTGATATTAAAATTGAAACCAATGGTTCTGAAGGGGTAAAACATCTTTTAACCGCTGACGAAATCGCCAAAGCTGATGGCGTCGTCATTGCCGCCGATAAAAAAGTTGAAATGGCCCGTTTTGATGGCAAACATTTAGTTAACCGTCCAGTTACCGATGGGATTAAAGAGCCAGAAAAATTAATCAACGAAGCCATTAGTGGTAACGCCCCTGTCTATCATGCTGATGGTAGTGATGTTGCCGCTGATACAACTGGCAATGCTGGTAGCGGTGTTTGGAATGAAATCTACAAGAACTTAATGAATGGGATTTCACATATGTTGCCATTCGTCGTTGGTGGTGGGATCTTAATGGCCCTCTCCTTCGTCATTGAACAATTTGCTGGTGGTGACAAGAGCACGGCCTTTGTCTTCTTGAACCAAGCTGGGAATATGGCCTTTGCCTTTATGATTCCTGTATTAGCCGCCTTCATTGCCGAATCAATCGGTGATCGTCCAGCCTTAATGCCTGGGTTTGTTGGTGGGTTTATGGCAACCGTCTACACTGGCGCTTATGGTGGTGCTTACACAGCTTCCATCGTGGCCAATGCCAAGAGTCCAGCCGGCTTCTTAGGTGGGTTAGTCGCTGGGTTCTTAGCAGGTTACATTACCGTTTGGATGAAGAAAGCCACTAAGAATATTCCGGCTTCCTTAGACGGTATGAAACCAATGCTGATTTTCCCAATCTTGGGCTTACTATTAACTGCCCTCTTAATGTTCTTCATTGTTAACCCAATTTTCTCAGTCATTAACATCTGGATTACCAACTTCTTGGAATCTATGGGCACTGGGAATGCCATTCTCTTAGGAATTGTCCTCGGTGGGATGATGTCAATTGATATGGGTGGTCCTTTCAACAAGGCTGCTTACGTCTTTGCAACTGGGGCCTTTACCGCCACCAACGATGGTAACCTAATGGCTGCTGTTATGGCTGGTGGGATGGTCCCACCATTAGCAACTGCCATCGCCACTGCCTTTTGGCCAAAGAAGTTTACGGATGACGAGCGTAAAGCTGGGATTTCAAACTGGTTGCTTGGGATTTCCTTTATTACCGAAGGTGCTATCCCATTCGCCACTGCAGATCCATTGCATGTCATTGGTTCAAGTGTCGTCGGCGCTGCTATTGCCGGTGGTTTAACCCAACTATGGCAAGTTTCCGTTCCTGCTCCTCATGGTGGCCTCTGGGTCGCACTCTTAGCCACCAACATTTGGGGCTACGTTGCTGCTACTGTGATTGGCGCTGTCATTGCTGGGGTAATTCTCGGTATTTGGAAGCCCGCTAAAAAAGCTTAA
- the obgE gene encoding GTPase ObgE encodes MFVDQVKVDVKAGNGGNGMVAFRREKFVPNGGPAGGDGGRGGSIVLVADEGLRTLMDFRYTRKFKAESGGNGMIKQMTGRSAKNRIIKVPLGTTVTDAESGDLIGDITEKDQKLVIAKGGRGGRGNIHFASPKNPAPEISENGEPGAELTIRLELKVLADVGLVGFPSVGKSTLLSVVTSAKPKIAAYHFTTLVPNLGMVRLDDGRDFVMADLPGLIEGAANGVGLGIQFLRHIERTRVILHLIDMSGVEENDPFEDYLKINHELTSYDPELLKRPQIVVATKMDMPDSAEHLAEFEAKLKKDDTLATVPAIYPISSITQQGIKALLAQTADLLDTTPQFPIKGIDDVAHREYQAEPSQEFTVDNPEPGLFVLSGEKLERLFKMTNLDREESLMRFARQIRGMGIDDALRAAGAKNDDTIQILDYQFQFMD; translated from the coding sequence ATGTTTGTTGATCAAGTAAAAGTAGATGTAAAAGCCGGTAACGGTGGCAATGGGATGGTTGCATTCCGGCGCGAAAAATTTGTGCCTAACGGTGGTCCAGCCGGTGGTGACGGTGGTCGCGGTGGGAGTATCGTGCTGGTTGCCGATGAAGGGTTACGGACGTTAATGGATTTTCGGTATACCCGTAAGTTTAAGGCAGAATCCGGTGGTAACGGGATGATTAAGCAGATGACAGGACGTTCCGCTAAAAATCGCATCATCAAAGTGCCACTTGGCACAACCGTAACGGATGCTGAAAGTGGTGACTTAATTGGTGATATTACCGAAAAAGACCAAAAACTCGTCATTGCAAAAGGTGGTCGTGGTGGTCGTGGTAATATTCATTTTGCCAGTCCTAAAAATCCGGCTCCAGAAATTTCCGAAAATGGGGAACCCGGCGCTGAATTAACGATTCGCTTAGAATTGAAAGTGTTAGCGGATGTTGGTTTAGTTGGCTTTCCATCTGTTGGTAAGTCGACGCTCTTATCCGTCGTTACTAGCGCCAAGCCTAAGATTGCGGCTTATCACTTTACGACGTTGGTGCCAAACTTAGGGATGGTTCGGTTGGATGACGGGCGTGACTTTGTTATGGCAGATTTACCGGGATTGATTGAAGGCGCCGCGAATGGTGTTGGTCTTGGGATTCAGTTCTTACGGCATATTGAACGGACGCGTGTTATTTTACATTTGATTGATATGAGCGGTGTCGAAGAGAATGACCCATTTGAAGATTACTTAAAAATCAATCATGAATTGACGAGTTACGATCCTGAATTGCTAAAACGACCACAAATCGTGGTGGCGACAAAGATGGATATGCCTGATTCAGCCGAACATTTAGCTGAGTTTGAAGCGAAGTTAAAAAAGGATGATACGTTGGCCACGGTGCCAGCAATTTACCCAATCTCTTCCATTACGCAACAAGGGATTAAAGCCTTACTTGCGCAAACGGCGGACTTATTAGATACGACGCCTCAATTCCCAATTAAAGGGATTGATGATGTGGCCCATCGTGAGTATCAAGCTGAACCTAGTCAAGAATTCACGGTTGATAATCCAGAACCAGGCTTGTTTGTCCTTTCTGGTGAAAAGTTGGAACGTTTATTTAAGATGACCAATTTAGATCGTGAAGAAAGCTTGATGCGGTTTGCACGTCAGATTCGCGGAATGGGAATCGACGATGCTTTACGGGCTGCTGGTGCAAAGAACGATGATACCATTCAAATTTTAGATTACCAATTCCAATTCATGGACTAG
- a CDS encoding metallophosphoesterase codes for MRVKATVLGGLVIAALLLLTGCHQAAITSMPAVNKPTLTAMVISDDHVIAPSLHDNGAAFTSYAASDAGADLKYSATIFKAFIATALTKKPDVVIISGDITNNGEKASHEYVAKQLKRLTQAHIRVYVVPGNHDINNPLTRRFKGKKQAETVAVSPSDFKHIYKNDGYQQATETDKNSLSYLVKPSQKTWFLMLDSAIYRSNYQQGSSTVGGGFNAGTLDWIAKVGRTAKKQHATLIPVMHHNLMNHTAIHQDYTIGYADEVQQVFAKAGIKLALTGHLHAQNIKQTTTNGQSLTDIASGALILGSHYYGTLKLNQTTGTASYQAQATNVDNYIRTHQGAAAVQTYQKYDHDVLYAAGYNAALQSLLEDPDLKYSTKQTKTLATGMAAANIAVFRGTAVQASANITAWEQLPKSTPLRQFVLATRHLSGNLAWHGPVR; via the coding sequence TTGAGAGTCAAAGCAACAGTCCTTGGTGGCCTGGTAATTGCCGCCCTACTCCTACTAACCGGCTGCCATCAAGCAGCTATCACAAGCATGCCAGCGGTCAATAAACCCACGCTCACCGCTATGGTGATTAGTGACGACCATGTGATTGCCCCCAGTCTGCATGATAACGGCGCAGCCTTCACATCCTATGCAGCCAGTGACGCAGGTGCTGATTTAAAATATAGTGCCACTATTTTTAAAGCGTTTATTGCGACTGCTTTAACCAAAAAACCAGATGTCGTTATTATCAGTGGCGATATTACCAACAACGGTGAAAAGGCCAGTCATGAATACGTGGCAAAACAACTTAAGCGGTTAACTCAGGCTCATATACGAGTCTATGTCGTCCCCGGCAATCATGACATTAATAATCCCCTAACTCGGCGTTTCAAGGGCAAGAAGCAAGCAGAAACAGTTGCCGTGAGTCCTAGTGACTTTAAACATATTTATAAAAACGATGGCTATCAGCAAGCCACCGAAACCGACAAAAATTCATTAAGTTATCTGGTTAAACCGAGCCAAAAAACTTGGTTTTTAATGCTTGACTCAGCCATTTATCGTAGTAATTACCAGCAAGGCAGCTCAACTGTTGGTGGCGGCTTTAATGCCGGTACCTTGGACTGGATTGCCAAAGTTGGTCGCACAGCTAAGAAACAGCATGCGACGTTAATTCCAGTCATGCACCACAACTTAATGAATCACACCGCTATTCACCAAGACTATACCATTGGGTACGCGGATGAAGTGCAACAAGTTTTCGCTAAAGCGGGTATTAAATTAGCATTAACTGGGCACTTACATGCGCAAAACATCAAACAAACGACAACTAACGGCCAATCGTTAACTGATATTGCTAGTGGCGCCCTTATTCTTGGCAGCCATTATTACGGGACGCTCAAGCTTAATCAAACGACTGGGACTGCCAGTTATCAAGCACAAGCCACCAATGTCGACAATTACATTCGAACTCATCAAGGCGCAGCGGCCGTTCAAACTTATCAAAAATACGACCATGACGTCTTATATGCGGCCGGCTATAACGCCGCCTTACAATCACTACTAGAAGACCCTGATCTTAAATACTCAACTAAGCAAACAAAAACGTTAGCAACAGGCATGGCCGCAGCTAACATTGCGGTCTTTCGTGGCACTGCTGTTCAAGCTAGTGCGAACATCACGGCCTGGGAACAGCTACCCAAGTCAA
- the rnz gene encoding ribonuclease Z has product MQLEFLGTGAGSPGKFRNVTSTALRLLDERNEVWLFDVGEGTQHQILRTTLKPRKITKIFITHLHGDHIFGLPGFLSSRSFQGGDEDLTVYGPKGIRDFVMTALRVSGTRLSYPLHFEELGDDGVIFEDATFKVSFQHLEHRIETVGYRVEEAAHPGELQAEKLKAMQIPSGPIYGQLKAGLTVTLPDGRTINGQDFIAAPQPGRIVTILGDTRKTANAISLAENANVLVHESTFGKDEGKLARNYYHSTSTQAAQVAKQAGVTQLLLTHISARYTGKLSKELQKQAQQVFKNTKVVRDFDLIEVPLK; this is encoded by the coding sequence ATGCAATTAGAATTTTTAGGTACCGGTGCCGGTTCACCGGGGAAATTTAGAAATGTAACAAGCACAGCTTTGCGACTACTTGATGAGCGCAATGAGGTCTGGTTATTTGATGTGGGCGAAGGGACACAACATCAAATTTTACGGACGACGTTAAAGCCACGCAAGATTACTAAAATATTTATTACGCATTTACATGGCGATCATATTTTTGGGTTACCAGGATTCTTAAGTTCACGATCGTTTCAAGGCGGTGATGAGGACTTGACCGTTTATGGGCCTAAGGGAATTCGTGACTTTGTGATGACTGCACTGCGGGTTTCTGGCACGCGGCTATCATATCCACTCCATTTTGAAGAACTGGGTGATGATGGGGTTATCTTTGAAGATGCGACGTTTAAAGTCTCTTTCCAACATTTGGAACATCGGATTGAAACGGTCGGTTATCGGGTCGAGGAAGCGGCGCATCCAGGCGAGTTACAAGCCGAGAAGCTGAAAGCTATGCAGATTCCAAGCGGTCCGATATATGGTCAATTAAAGGCTGGTCTCACAGTGACGTTGCCCGATGGTCGGACGATTAATGGTCAAGATTTTATTGCAGCACCGCAACCTGGTCGGATTGTGACGATTCTAGGGGATACGCGCAAAACGGCGAATGCCATTAGTTTAGCTGAAAATGCGAACGTGTTAGTTCACGAAAGCACCTTTGGCAAGGACGAGGGCAAGTTGGCCCGTAATTATTATCATTCAACTAGTACGCAAGCGGCACAAGTGGCGAAGCAAGCTGGTGTGACCCAGCTTTTATTAACCCATATTTCTGCTCGTTATACGGGTAAATTATCAAAAGAACTCCAAAAACAAGCGCAACAAGTGTTTAAAAACACTAAGGTCGTGCGGGACTTTGATTTAATTGAGGTGCCGCTTAAATAA
- a CDS encoding SDR family oxidoreductase: protein MPDLTGQTVLITGASSGLGEQLALAVAAQGAHVVLMARRAERLQAVAAQCRVLSQAQALVCAGDISQVAAVERVFTTIDQQFGHLDIVINAAGFGYLAPAVAISPAMMTRMFRVNTLGVMYVSQLAAQRMVLAQHGEIVNVASIAGKLATPKSAVYAATKAALIAYDNALRLELKPAQVNVMTVNPGPITTDFFKTADPTGHYLEQVDKIALNPVKLAALIVSKLGHQRRELNRPRLMAAANLGYQMAPKLGDWLAGTVFNFK from the coding sequence ATGCCAGATTTAACGGGTCAAACGGTGCTCATTACCGGGGCATCTAGTGGACTAGGTGAACAGCTCGCTTTGGCAGTGGCTGCACAGGGGGCCCATGTTGTTTTGATGGCCCGACGTGCAGAACGGTTACAAGCCGTGGCTGCGCAATGTCGGGTGTTATCTCAGGCGCAAGCGTTAGTTTGTGCCGGCGATATTAGCCAAGTGGCAGCGGTTGAACGGGTCTTTACGACGATTGATCAACAGTTTGGACACTTAGATATCGTTATTAATGCGGCCGGCTTTGGGTATTTAGCGCCAGCAGTGGCGATTTCACCGGCTATGATGACCCGCATGTTTCGGGTTAACACACTGGGCGTCATGTATGTTAGTCAATTAGCGGCTCAACGCATGGTGTTGGCACAACACGGGGAAATTGTGAATGTGGCGTCAATTGCTGGCAAGCTGGCTACTCCGAAGTCAGCGGTCTATGCTGCGACTAAGGCCGCCTTGATTGCTTATGACAACGCACTACGGTTGGAATTAAAGCCGGCGCAGGTCAATGTGATGACGGTTAATCCTGGACCAATCACGACTGATTTCTTTAAAACAGCCGATCCGACTGGTCATTATTTGGAACAAGTTGATAAAATTGCGTTAAATCCCGTTAAATTAGCGGCGTTAATTGTGAGTAAGTTAGGGCACCAACGCCGCGAGCTTAATCGCCCACGGCTCATGGCTGCCGCTAATCTAGGGTATCAGATGGCGCCCAAACTTGGCGATTGGTTAGCTGGGACAGTATTTAATTTTAAATAA
- a CDS encoding DeoR/GlpR family DNA-binding transcription regulator, with amino-acid sequence MLTEERQQYILNTIRFKGIIKIKDICSKTNCSESTARRDLQQLEEQGDLLRVHGGAKYMNSLQEEPAMNDKVSRNVDAKDRIAQQAVANIQVDDVIYLDAGTSTLAMIAHLSPRYNLRVVTNGVVHASVLADMGIKTYLLGGNLKNTTKAVIGPEAVKSLQEYRFNKVFLGINGVHPKFGLTTPDPDEAIVKKTAIAQSEESFILVDNTKFDHVSFARVGDLASATIITDHLTPTLAEQYQPLTTIQEVTS; translated from the coding sequence GTGCTTACAGAAGAGCGTCAACAATACATTTTAAATACAATCCGTTTTAAGGGCATTATTAAAATCAAGGACATTTGTTCAAAAACTAATTGTTCAGAGTCTACGGCTCGCCGCGACTTACAACAATTAGAAGAACAAGGTGACTTATTGCGCGTCCATGGCGGCGCTAAATATATGAACTCACTCCAAGAAGAACCTGCCATGAATGACAAGGTTTCTCGTAATGTGGATGCCAAAGATCGAATTGCCCAACAGGCCGTCGCCAACATCCAAGTTGATGATGTCATTTACTTAGATGCTGGGACGTCAACTTTAGCGATGATTGCCCACCTCAGCCCGCGGTACAACTTGCGGGTCGTCACTAATGGCGTCGTGCACGCTTCAGTCTTAGCCGACATGGGCATTAAGACTTATCTACTTGGTGGCAATTTAAAAAATACTACCAAAGCCGTCATCGGACCGGAAGCCGTAAAATCCTTACAAGAATATCGTTTCAATAAAGTTTTCTTGGGGATTAACGGTGTCCATCCTAAGTTTGGGCTCACGACGCCTGACCCTGATGAAGCCATCGTCAAAAAGACTGCGATTGCGCAAAGTGAAGAAAGTTTTATCTTAGTGGATAACACTAAATTTGACCATGTTTCCTTTGCCCGGGTTGGCGATCTCGCTAGTGCGACGATCATTACCGACCATTTAACGCCAACTTTGGCGGAACAATATCAACCATTAACCACTATCCAGGAGGTCACATCATGA